DNA from Deltaproteobacteria bacterium:
CGATCATCTCCTCGAGGGAGACGTTGGTGGGGGTCGTGCTCATCCGGTCTCGTGGATACGGTCGACGAGGCCCGCGGGCAAGGCCGTCGGCGCGGCGGCGATCAGGGTGGTCTCCTCCAGGCCGGCCAGGGCCTCGAGCACCCGGGCGGCCCCCTCGTCGTCGAGATCGGCGAGGGGCTCGTCGAGGAGGAGCAGGCGGGGCGCCGGCGCCAGGGCCTGGGCCAGCGCGATGCGCCGCTTCTCCCCGCCGGAGAGCCCCTCCCGCTGCCGGGAGGCCAGGTGCGCCACGCCCAGCCGCTCGAGCCACTCGCGGGCGAGGCGCTCGGCCTCCCGCCGGCCCAGGCCGCGGGCCCGCAGACCGTAGGTGGCGTTGGCGAGCACCGAGCCCCGGAAGAGGAGGGGCTGCTGGTGGACGTAGATCCGCTCGCGCACCGGCAGGTCGATCTCGAGGCGCCCGTTGGCGCTCTCGTCGAGGCCGGCGAGGACCTTCAGGAGGGTGGTCTTCCCGGAGCCGTTGGGGCCGACCAGGCCCAAACGCTCCCCGGCGCCGACCTCGAGGGCGGGCACCGCGCAGATGGTCTTGCCCTCGCGCTGGACCCTCAGGCCCTCGATCCGGATCAGCGGCCCGCTCATGCCGGCTCCCGGCTCTGCCGCCCGAGGGTGGCGATGGCGAGGGTGACGCCGAGGGCGACCAGCAGGAGGATGAGCCCCATGGCCAGGCCGCGGCCGAACTCCCCCTTGCCCGTCTCCAGCGCGATCGCGGTCGCCAGGGTGCGGGTGTGGCCGCGGATGTTGCCGCCCACCATCATGGCGATGCCCAGCTCGGTGACGCAGCGGGCGAAGGCGGTGAGCACCGCCAGCATCACGCCGATCCGCGCCTCGGAGAGGTAGGTCAGCCAGCGCCGGAGGGTGCCGGCCCCGAGGGTCTGGGCGGTGAAAGGGATGCGGGGGTCGAGCGCCGCGACGGCGCCGTGGCTGATCGAGATGGTGATGGGCAGCGCGAGGAGCAGCTCACCGAAGACGATGGCCCAGGGGGTGTAGAGCAGGTCCGCCACGCCCAGGGGGCCGCGGCGGGAGAAGAGGGCGTAGCCCAGGACCCCGAGGAAGACCGTCGGCGTCGCCATGCCCACCCGCGAGGCCAGGACGAGCAGCGAGCGCCCGGCGAAGCGGCGGCGGGCGAGGAGGGTGCCCAGGGGCAGGCCCAGGCCGGTCGCCAGGAGCACCGCCAGGGAGGAGACCCAGAGCGAGCGCCAGGTCGCGCCGAGCACCAGGGGGTCGAGGGAGACCAGCACCCGGGTGGCCTCGGAGAGGCCCTCCCACAAGAGCTCCAAGGGTCAGTCTCCGGCCGGGAGGCGCGCCGGGAAGAAGAGGCGCTCGCCCTCCCGCTGGAAGTCGCGGATGATCACCTGCGCGCGCTCGGCGATCAGGAAGTCGACGAAGGCGTCCGCGAGCTTCGCGTCGATGTCGGGGTGCTTCGCCGGGTTCACGGTCATCACGCCGTAGGGGTTGCGCAGGGAGGCGCCGCCGGTCACCAGGGGCACGAGCTCGACCTTGTCCCGGAAGGCGAGGAAGGTCGCCCGGTCGGAGAGGACGTAGGCCTCCTTCTCACCGGCGACCACCAGGCTGCGGCCCATGCCCTGGCCGGTCTCGAGGTAGCGCTCCCAGGGCGCGAGACCCCCGGCCTCCTTCCAGAGGGCGAGCTCCTTCTTGTGGGTTCCGCTGTCGTCCCCCCGGCTGACGAAGAGCGCCTTCGCCTCCGCGATCTTCCGCAGGGCCGGCCCGATCTCCAGGTCCTTCACCTGCGCCGGATCGGCGGGCGGACCGAGGAGCTCGAAGGTGTTCCACATCAGATCCTCGCGGCGGACCCCGTGCCCCGCGGCCAGGAAGGCGTCCTCGGCGGCGCGGGCGTGGACCATCACCACGTCCACGTCGCCGGCCTCGCCGAGCTTCAGCGCCTTGCCCGTGCCCACCGCGATGACGTCGATCCGGGCCCTCGCCTCCGCCTCGAAGACCGGCAGCAGCGCGTCCAGCAGCCCCGAGTCCCGGGTGCTGGTGGTCGTGGCCAGGCGCAGCCGCGCCGGCTCGGCCTTGCAGGCCGGAAGGAGGGCGCCGAGGAGCGCCGCGAAACCGACGAGCAGCGAGGTGAGGAGCCTTCGCACGCGAGTTCAGCCCTGGCGCATCTTCCGGTCGACGTACCACTCGACCGCCTTGTTGGCGGCGCCCTTGAGGGTGCCCACCAGCCCCTCCTCGTCGGCGCCGGGGATCGCCTCGCCGCCCTCGAGCTCGATCGCGCTGCCGCCGGGGCGGTACATGTCCGAGAAGAGCTCGAGCACCTGCTTCTTCACCATGCCGCGCAGGGGCACGTGAGCCATCAGGCCGTAGGTGGCCGCCGTTCCGGACTTCGCCAGCTCGGGGTTCGCCCGCACGGTGTCCACCGCGGCCCTCAGGTCGGCGAGGTAGGCGTCGACGACCTCGAGGTGGCGGGCGGTGATCATCGCGTGGAGGGCGTCGGGGAACTGCAGGCGATCGACGTGCCAGCCGGCCTGCGCCATCTGATCCCCCACGGCGAAGATGTTCAGGTCGGGGTCCACCGAGCGGTAGGAGAAGAGGGGGCTCGGCGGGTCGCCGATCACCTGCAGGCCGTCGATCTTCGAGATGCCCGCCTTCAGGCCGTCGGCGGCCTTCATCGCCCGCTCGGCCAGGTCGCGGTAGCCCGCCTCGCCGAAGAGCTGCAGGGTCGCCCAGGCCGCCGCGTAGGAGCCACCCGGGCGGGTGCCCAGGAGGGCCGGCGAGGCGAAGACCCCGCCCGGCCAGTCCTGCTCCACGAACATCTGGTGCTTCATGTACTCCATGGAGCGGTAGGTGATGGTCGAGGCGCCCTTGGCGGAGAAGCCGTACTTGTGGATGTCGGCGCTGATCGAGGTGACCCCCGGGACCCGGTAGTCCCAGCGGGGCACCGGCCGGCCGTTCTTCTCCACGAAGGGCATGACGAAGCCGCCCACGCAGGCGTCGACGTGCAGGGGAACTCCGGCGCGCTGGGCGACGGCCGCCATCTCCTCCACCGGCTCGACGAAGCCGTGGGGGTACTCGGGGGCCGAGGCCAGCACCATGACGGTGTTGCGGTTGATCAGCTTCTTCAGGCGGGAGAGGTCGACCCGGTGGTCCTTGCCCATGGGCAGGAAGCGGATCTTCACCCCGAAGTACTCGGAGGCCTTCAGCCAGGCCACGTGGGCGGTGCGAGGGAGCACCATCTCGGGCCAGAGCAGCCAGGGCTTCTTCGCCCGCATGTAGTCGCGGTAGGTCTTCACCGCCAGCAGGCAGCTCTCGGTGCCGCCCGAGGTCACCACCCCGCAGGTGTCGGGGCCCCCGTGGTGCAGCTCGGCCACCGCCTCGATGATCTCGCTCTCGAAGCGCTTGAGGCTCTTGAAGGCCGTCGGGTTGAGGCCGTTGGCCGAGGAGTAGAGCTTCCAGGCCTGGGCGAGGAAGTCGTCGTGGCCCTCGTCGAGGTAGTAGACGAGGCTCATCGTCCGCCCGTCCTTGTACTTCGGGTCCTCTCCGCCGTAGGCGACGAGGTCGGCGAGGATGGACTCCTCGTCCCTTCCGGCGGCGGGCATCGGGCGGCGCTGATGAGGCGTTTGCATCCGGGCACTCTACCCGGAAGGGCCGGGCCTGATCAGGGGCCCGCGAGGATCTCCTGGCGCAGCCGGGAGCGGCGGCGACGGTCGATGTTGTCCACCGCCCGGACGGCGTACTCCTGGGAGGTGTAGATCTGCTTCATCACCGGCTCGTCCGGGCGCAGGGCCACGTCCCCCACGGCGAAGAGGCCCCGCACGTCGGTCTCGGCCTTGGCGTCGATGCGCACGTGGCGCTCCTCGATCGGGCGATCCTCGTTCAGCAGGCTCGCGCCGAGCTGTACCGCCAGGTCGTTGTAGATCCGGTAGATGCCCAGGGAGACGAAGAGGAAGTCCACGGGGCAGCGGCGGTTCTCCGGCGACGCCTCGACGTGCACGGCGGCGAGGAAGCCCTTCTTCGTCTTGCCGTCCTCGGTGCCGGCCTCGAGATCGCGGATCGGCGCCTCGACGATCTCGACGCCGTGGTGGGCGAGGAGCTTGCGGGTGTCTCCCTGCGCCTCGCAGGGCTGGCCGTTGGTGAAGAGGTAGCGGCAGGTGCCGTAGCGCTCGGCGACCATCAGCGCGACCTGGGCGGCCGTCTCGCTGTGGCCGAGGATGCCCACCCGCGCCTCCCGGGTGAGGTGGCCCTCGCAGCGGATGCAGTAGAGCACCGTCTCGGCGTTGGCGAAGGGGAAGACCCAGTGGGGCATCTCGCGGATCTTCCCGCCCTTCTCCTTTCCGATGATGGGCTGCCGGTCCATGCAGCCCGTCGCCAGGATCAGGTTGCGGGCGCCCAGCCACTCGCTGCCGACCTCCACCTCGAAGCCCTCGTCGCGCTTGCGCGCGGCGGTGACCTCTCCCTCGACCAGGGTGACGAAGTCCGCGTAGGGCGCCAGGCGCTTCTTCACGTTCTCGATGATCGCCCGGGTGCCGATGTGGAGGGTGGGGCGCTCGGGCAGGTCCAGCTGGTCGAGGACCAGATCGGGGTGGACCCCGATCATGTTGTCCACGTTGTAGACGTACTCGGCGCGGCTGCGCCGGCGCGTCTCCTTGTCGCCGAGGACCCAGATCG
Protein-coding regions in this window:
- a CDS encoding ATP-binding cassette domain-containing protein, which codes for MSGPLIRIEGLRVQREGKTICAVPALEVGAGERLGLVGPNGSGKTTLLKVLAGLDESANGRLEIDLPVRERIYVHQQPLLFRGSVLANATYGLRARGLGRREAERLAREWLERLGVAHLASRQREGLSGGEKRRIALAQALAPAPRLLLLDEPLADLDDEGAARVLEALAGLEETTLIAAAPTALPAGLVDRIHETG
- a CDS encoding ABC transporter permease; this translates as MELLWEGLSEATRVLVSLDPLVLGATWRSLWVSSLAVLLATGLGLPLGTLLARRRFAGRSLLVLASRVGMATPTVFLGVLGYALFSRRGPLGVADLLYTPWAIVFGELLLALPITISISHGAVAALDPRIPFTAQTLGAGTLRRWLTYLSEARIGVMLAVLTAFARCVTELGIAMMVGGNIRGHTRTLATAIALETGKGEFGRGLAMGLILLLVALGVTLAIATLGRQSREPA
- a CDS encoding substrate-binding domain-containing protein; translation: MRRLLTSLLVGFAALLGALLPACKAEPARLRLATTTSTRDSGLLDALLPVFEAEARARIDVIAVGTGKALKLGEAGDVDVVMVHARAAEDAFLAAGHGVRREDLMWNTFELLGPPADPAQVKDLEIGPALRKIAEAKALFVSRGDDSGTHKKELALWKEAGGLAPWERYLETGQGMGRSLVVAGEKEAYVLSDRATFLAFRDKVELVPLVTGGASLRNPYGVMTVNPAKHPDIDAKLADAFVDFLIAERAQVIIRDFQREGERLFFPARLPAGD
- a CDS encoding aspartate aminotransferase family protein, yielding MQTPHQRRPMPAAGRDEESILADLVAYGGEDPKYKDGRTMSLVYYLDEGHDDFLAQAWKLYSSANGLNPTAFKSLKRFESEIIEAVAELHHGGPDTCGVVTSGGTESCLLAVKTYRDYMRAKKPWLLWPEMVLPRTAHVAWLKASEYFGVKIRFLPMGKDHRVDLSRLKKLINRNTVMVLASAPEYPHGFVEPVEEMAAVAQRAGVPLHVDACVGGFVMPFVEKNGRPVPRWDYRVPGVTSISADIHKYGFSAKGASTITYRSMEYMKHQMFVEQDWPGGVFASPALLGTRPGGSYAAAWATLQLFGEAGYRDLAERAMKAADGLKAGISKIDGLQVIGDPPSPLFSYRSVDPDLNIFAVGDQMAQAGWHVDRLQFPDALHAMITARHLEVVDAYLADLRAAVDTVRANPELAKSGTAATYGLMAHVPLRGMVKKQVLELFSDMYRPGGSAIELEGGEAIPGADEEGLVGTLKGAANKAVEWYVDRKMRQG
- a CDS encoding FAD-dependent oxidoreductase, with translation MDTPELIIVGGGIAGSAAALRAAQNHLRTIWVLGDKETRRRSRAEYVYNVDNMIGVHPDLVLDQLDLPERPTLHIGTRAIIENVKKRLAPYADFVTLVEGEVTAARKRDEGFEVEVGSEWLGARNLILATGCMDRQPIIGKEKGGKIREMPHWVFPFANAETVLYCIRCEGHLTREARVGILGHSETAAQVALMVAERYGTCRYLFTNGQPCEAQGDTRKLLAHHGVEIVEAPIRDLEAGTEDGKTKKGFLAAVHVEASPENRRCPVDFLFVSLGIYRIYNDLAVQLGASLLNEDRPIEERHVRIDAKAETDVRGLFAVGDVALRPDEPVMKQIYTSQEYAVRAVDNIDRRRRSRLRQEILAGP